TTGGCGGAAGAGGCCGGCATCACCACCGCGGCGAACATCGGATCGAAGCTGGCTTCCCGGCTGGCGAAACGATCGGTCGCGTCGGAGGGCATCTTCGCGAGCTTGAGCTTGAGGTCCTTGGTCGAACCATTCCGGTTCACCGTGTAGGACACGGTCGATCCCACCTTGCAGCTCGCCTTGGAAGCGCACATCGCGCGGGACTCGCTGTCGCTGAGGTCGTAACCGTTGACCGCGAGCACCACGTCGCCACGCTTGAGGCCGGCCTTGGCGGCAGGGCTGCCCTTCGCCACATCGGCGACCGTCACGGTGCCGTCGTCCGAACGCTCCAGCCAGGCGCCGGACCACGCGGACGTATAGGAGGCCGAGCTGGACTTGGCCGCACCACAGTGATCGCCACCTGCGAACGCCACGACCGCGATCGTCAGACTGAGGGCAGCAACAGCGGATGCCGTGAGCACCTTCTTCATGGTCGCCTCCGATGGAGTTGGATACCGATTTCCGCTCAGATGAGCGCGGTCCACGCGCGATCGAAACGGTAGTCCCCTCGAGGGGGCATCGTGTCCGGAGGTTGTCCCGGACCGGTCAAAGCCTG
This sequence is a window from Candidatus Eisenbacteria bacterium. Protein-coding genes within it:
- a CDS encoding PDZ domain-containing protein: MKKVLTASAVAALSLTIAVVAFAGGDHCGAAKSSSASYTSAWSGAWLERSDDGTVTVADVAKGSPAAKAGLKRGDVVLAVNGYDLSDSESRAMCASKASCKVGSTVSYTVNRNGSTKDLKLKLAKMPSDATDRFASREASFDPMFAAVVMPASSA